One window from the genome of Paracoccus zhejiangensis encodes:
- a CDS encoding glycine C-acetyltransferase, with protein MSLTDRLTSELQQIRSDGLFKTERVITSMQAGRIEVQPDREVLNFCANNYLGLADHPDLIAAGHAALDRYGYGMASVRFICGTQEEHKALEARIAGFLGTEDAILFSSCFDANTGLFETILGPEDAIISDALNHASIIDGVRLCKAQRHRYANNDMAELEACLVAAKEARNRLIVTDGVFSMDGVIADLPAICDLAERYDATVVVDDSHAVGLTGPGGRGTPALHGVAERVQILTGTLGKALGGASGGYVAGPAPVIEMLRQRSRPYLFSNTLAPVIAGASLTALDLIAAGDDLRARLDANAARFRAEMGAAGFTLAGRGHPIIPVMLGDAHLAAEFAAAMMARGVYVTAFSFPVVPRGQARIRTQMSAGHSEADLSAAIAAFIETGRELKVIQ; from the coding sequence ATGAGCCTGACCGATCGCCTCACCTCGGAATTGCAGCAGATCCGCAGCGATGGCCTTTTCAAGACCGAGCGTGTCATCACCTCGATGCAGGCCGGGCGCATCGAGGTGCAGCCGGACCGCGAGGTGCTGAACTTCTGCGCCAACAACTACCTTGGCCTCGCCGACCATCCCGACCTGATCGCCGCCGGCCATGCCGCGCTCGACCGCTATGGCTATGGCATGGCCTCGGTCCGCTTCATCTGCGGCACGCAGGAGGAGCATAAGGCACTCGAGGCGCGCATCGCCGGGTTCCTGGGCACCGAGGACGCGATCCTCTTCTCCTCCTGCTTCGATGCGAATACCGGCCTTTTCGAAACCATCCTCGGCCCCGAGGATGCGATCATCTCGGACGCGCTGAACCATGCCTCGATCATCGACGGGGTGCGGCTCTGCAAGGCGCAGCGCCACCGCTATGCCAACAACGACATGGCCGAGCTGGAAGCCTGCCTGGTCGCCGCCAAGGAGGCGCGCAACCGGCTGATCGTGACCGACGGCGTCTTCTCGATGGACGGGGTGATCGCCGATCTGCCGGCGATCTGCGACCTGGCCGAGCGCTATGACGCGACGGTGGTGGTCGATGACAGCCACGCGGTCGGCCTGACCGGACCCGGCGGGCGCGGCACCCCTGCCCTGCACGGCGTCGCCGAGCGGGTACAGATCCTCACCGGCACGCTTGGCAAGGCGCTTGGCGGCGCCTCGGGCGGCTATGTCGCGGGGCCTGCGCCGGTGATCGAGATGCTGCGCCAGCGCTCGCGCCCCTATCTCTTCTCGAACACGCTGGCCCCGGTCATCGCCGGCGCCTCGCTGACGGCACTGGACCTGATCGCGGCGGGCGACGACCTCAGGGCAAGGCTTGACGCCAATGCCGCCCGCTTCCGTGCCGAGATGGGGGCGGCGGGGTTTACCCTTGCGGGCCGGGGCCATCCGATCATCCCGGTGATGCTGGGCGACGCGCATCTGGCGGCAGAGTTCGCGGCGGCGATGATGGCCCGCGGGGTCTATGTCACCGCCTTCTCCTTCCCCGTCGTCCCGCGCGGACAGGCCCGCATCCGCACCCAGATGTCGGCCGGCCACAGCGAGGCCGACCTGTCGGCGGCCATCGCCGCATTCATCGAAACTGGTCGCGAGCTGAAGGTGATCCAATGA
- a CDS encoding putative PEP-binding protein: MMTAAPIDATLITPSAGIDRTRHGWRAKCLQRLVRMELPVPRSHAISADSVQKIAAGHPPDIDMLASLLSSTECPGHPASGLVSVRPSALNPEWGGPGTVLNVGINDNCHQGLVGRIGAEAADAIYLRFVQAYAIHIARLDPDMFAQEGEGALREALRTYADEMDEEFPQNPAVQLAEVLRSMARAWDGPTARLLRQAKGAPADAPLGLVVQEMALGIGPGFCGTGTIQFCDPVTGAPRITGRFRGQMQGSVRTAAAETLYLTRDPRGLSLEEAAPEVFADLVRFGVAARERLREEMMIDFVVNDSRVSIIDAVRLQRSSRASVRIAVALAKDGIIPPEEALMRVEPRALSDLLHHQVDPRAPRDLIARGINASPGAATGKIVFSATAAQASAARGEPCVLVRRETVPEDIRGMHASVAVLTERGGMTSHAAVIARGLGLPCIVGASGISIDPRARTLRAGTRSFREGEEITIDGTTGEVLAGAAAMLEPALDDSFAQLLEWSDQFRQIDVRANADTPEDARTARMFNAQGIGLCRTEHMFFDAERLPAMREMIFADKPEDRRLALARILPMQRDDFAALFEIMAGLPVTIRLFDPPLHEFLPHDREGMRELAESLDLPLSDVMRRVDALSEFNPMLGMRGVRLGIVMPEIYDMQARAIFEATALAGRKGDPVVPEIMIPLVSAMREVELVKNRVDAVAAEVRNKMHADFTYRLGVMVETPRAALRAGDIAAHAAFLSFGTNDLTQMTYGLSRDDAGRFMGAYVGQGVYAEDPFHILDQEGVGELLMIGAERARQKTPGITLSVCGEHGGNPESIAFCHRAGFSYVSCSPFRVPVARLAGAQESIRASYNDSDHKPPKRFPD, from the coding sequence ATGATGACGGCGGCACCCATTGACGCGACCCTGATCACCCCTTCGGCGGGGATCGACCGGACACGTCATGGCTGGCGCGCCAAATGCCTGCAGCGCCTGGTGCGGATGGAACTGCCGGTGCCGCGCAGCCACGCCATTTCCGCCGACAGCGTGCAGAAGATCGCCGCCGGCCATCCGCCCGACATCGACATGCTGGCGAGCCTGCTCAGCAGCACCGAATGCCCCGGCCACCCCGCCAGCGGGCTGGTCAGCGTGCGGCCCTCGGCGCTGAACCCCGAATGGGGCGGCCCGGGCACGGTGCTGAACGTCGGCATCAACGACAATTGCCATCAGGGGCTGGTCGGGCGGATCGGGGCCGAGGCCGCCGATGCCATCTACCTGCGCTTCGTGCAGGCCTATGCCATCCACATCGCCCGCCTCGACCCCGACATGTTCGCGCAGGAAGGCGAGGGCGCGCTGCGCGAGGCGCTGCGCACCTATGCCGACGAGATGGACGAGGAATTCCCGCAGAACCCCGCCGTGCAACTGGCCGAGGTGCTGCGCTCGATGGCGCGGGCCTGGGACGGTCCGACCGCGCGGCTGCTGCGTCAGGCCAAGGGCGCGCCGGCCGATGCGCCGCTGGGGCTGGTGGTGCAGGAAATGGCGCTGGGGATCGGCCCGGGCTTCTGCGGCACCGGCACGATCCAGTTCTGCGACCCGGTCACCGGCGCCCCGCGCATCACCGGTCGCTTCCGTGGCCAGATGCAGGGCAGCGTGCGCACCGCCGCCGCCGAGACGCTTTACCTGACCCGCGATCCGCGCGGCTTGTCGCTGGAAGAGGCCGCGCCCGAGGTCTTTGCCGACCTGGTCCGCTTTGGCGTCGCCGCGCGCGAGCGGCTGCGCGAAGAGATGATGATCGATTTCGTGGTGAATGACAGCCGCGTCTCGATCATCGACGCGGTGCGGCTGCAGCGCAGCTCGCGCGCCTCGGTCAGGATCGCCGTGGCACTGGCCAAGGACGGGATCATTCCGCCGGAAGAGGCGCTGATGCGGGTCGAGCCGCGGGCGCTGTCGGACCTCTTGCACCACCAGGTCGATCCGCGCGCGCCGCGCGACCTGATCGCCCGCGGCATCAATGCCAGCCCCGGCGCCGCCACCGGCAAGATCGTTTTCTCGGCCACCGCCGCGCAAGCCAGCGCCGCGCGGGGCGAGCCCTGCGTGCTGGTCCGCCGCGAGACCGTGCCCGAGGACATCCGCGGCATGCACGCCTCGGTCGCGGTGCTGACCGAGCGTGGCGGCATGACCAGCCACGCGGCGGTGATCGCCCGCGGCCTCGGCCTGCCCTGCATCGTCGGCGCCTCGGGGATCAGCATCGACCCGCGCGCCCGCACCCTGCGCGCCGGCACCCGCAGCTTCCGCGAGGGCGAGGAGATCACCATCGACGGCACCACCGGCGAGGTGCTTGCGGGCGCCGCCGCCATGCTGGAACCGGCGCTGGATGACAGTTTCGCGCAGCTGCTGGAATGGTCCGACCAGTTCCGCCAGATCGATGTGCGCGCCAATGCCGACACGCCCGAGGATGCCCGCACCGCGCGCATGTTCAACGCGCAGGGCATCGGCCTCTGCCGCACCGAGCACATGTTCTTCGATGCCGAGCGTCTGCCCGCCATGCGCGAGATGATCTTTGCCGACAAGCCAGAGGACCGGCGGCTGGCGCTGGCGCGCATCCTGCCGATGCAGCGCGACGATTTCGCCGCCCTCTTCGAGATCATGGCCGGGCTGCCGGTGACCATTCGCCTGTTCGATCCGCCGCTGCACGAATTCCTGCCCCATGACCGCGAGGGGATGCGCGAGTTGGCCGAGTCGCTGGACCTGCCGCTGTCGGATGTCATGCGCCGCGTCGATGCCCTGTCCGAGTTCAACCCGATGCTGGGGATGCGCGGGGTTCGCCTCGGCATCGTCATGCCCGAGATCTACGACATGCAGGCCCGCGCCATCTTCGAGGCGACCGCGCTGGCCGGGCGCAAGGGCGACCCGGTGGTGCCCGAGATCATGATCCCGCTGGTCTCGGCCATGCGCGAGGTCGAACTGGTCAAGAACCGCGTCGATGCCGTGGCCGCCGAGGTCAGGAACAAGATGCATGCCGATTTCACCTATCGGCTGGGGGTGATGGTCGAGACCCCGCGCGCCGCGCTGCGCGCCGGTGACATCGCCGCCCATGCGGCCTTCCTGTCCTTCGGCACCAATGACCTGACGCAGATGACCTATGGCCTGTCGCGCGACGATGCCGGGCGCTTCATGGGCGCCTATGTCGGCCAGGGCGTCTATGCCGAGGACCCGTTCCACATCCTCGACCAGGAGGGCGTGGGCGAGTTGTTGATGATCGGGGCCGAGCGCGCGCGGCAGAAGACGCCCGGCATCACGCTGTCGGTCTGCGGCGAGCATGGCGGCAACCCGGAATCGATCGCATTCTGTCACCGCGCCGGCTTTTCCTATGTCTCCTGCTCTCCCTTTCGTGTACCGGTCGCGAGGTTGGCCGGCGCGCAGGAATCGATTCGGGCGAGCTACAACGATTCGGACCATAAACCCCCGAAACGGTTCCCCGATTAG
- a CDS encoding phosphoglycerate kinase: protein MADFNTIDDLDLDDKVVLTRVDLNVPVENGKVSDTTRIDRIVPTIKDIQQKGGIPVLLAHFDRPKGKRVDSMSLKQVVPALEAALGQSVVFVEEAIGGTAKRAVAALQPGDVALLENTRFYEGEEKNDATFAASLGALGQVYVNDAFSAAHRAHASTEGLARLMQAGAGRLMEEELKALDAALGKPERPVVAVVGGAKVSTKLELLSNLIEKVDHLVIGGGMANTFLVAKDIEVGKSLAERDMADTAREILEKAESTGCTIHLPVDIVVAREFKEGAENEVLPVDQCPADAMILDAGPETVAAIRDLFTRCKTLIWNGPLGAFEIAPFDRATNAAAQAAAEATKAGTLVSVAGGGDTVAALNRAGVADDFTFISTAGGAFLEWMEGKELPGVAALKAKRA from the coding sequence ATGGCTGACTTCAACACCATCGATGACCTGGATCTGGACGACAAGGTCGTGCTGACCCGGGTGGACCTGAACGTGCCGGTCGAGAACGGCAAGGTCAGCGACACGACCCGCATCGACCGCATCGTGCCGACCATCAAGGACATTCAGCAGAAGGGCGGCATCCCGGTGCTGCTGGCGCATTTCGACCGTCCCAAGGGCAAGCGCGTCGACAGCATGAGCCTCAAGCAAGTGGTGCCGGCGCTGGAAGCCGCGCTGGGGCAGAGCGTGGTCTTCGTCGAGGAGGCCATCGGCGGCACCGCCAAGCGCGCGGTCGCTGCGCTGCAGCCGGGCGATGTGGCGCTGCTGGAGAACACCCGCTTCTACGAGGGCGAGGAAAAGAACGACGCCACCTTCGCCGCCTCGCTTGGCGCGCTGGGGCAGGTCTATGTCAACGACGCCTTCTCGGCAGCGCACCGCGCCCATGCCTCGACCGAGGGTCTGGCGCGGCTGATGCAGGCCGGTGCCGGGCGGCTGATGGAGGAAGAACTGAAGGCGCTGGATGCGGCGCTTGGCAAGCCCGAGCGTCCGGTGGTGGCCGTGGTCGGCGGGGCCAAGGTCTCGACCAAGCTGGAACTCTTGTCGAACCTGATCGAGAAGGTCGATCATCTGGTGATCGGCGGCGGCATGGCCAATACCTTCCTGGTCGCAAAGGACATCGAGGTCGGCAAGTCGCTGGCCGAGCGCGACATGGCCGACACCGCCCGCGAGATCCTGGAGAAAGCCGAAAGCACCGGCTGCACCATCCATCTGCCGGTGGATATCGTGGTGGCGCGCGAGTTCAAGGAAGGTGCCGAGAACGAGGTGCTGCCAGTCGATCAATGCCCGGCCGATGCGATGATCCTCGACGCTGGACCCGAGACCGTAGCGGCGATCCGTGATCTCTTCACCCGCTGCAAGACGCTGATCTGGAACGGCCCGCTTGGCGCCTTCGAGATTGCCCCCTTCGACCGCGCCACCAATGCCGCGGCGCAGGCGGCGGCCGAGGCAACCAAGGCCGGCACGCTGGTTTCGGTCGCGGGGGGCGGTGATACGGTCGCGGCCCTGAACCGCGCCGGAGTGGCCGATGACTTCACCTTCATTTCAACGGCAGGCGGTGCTTTCCTCGAGTGGATGGAAGGCAAGGAACTGCCGGGCGTCGCGGCGCTGAAGGCCAAGCGCGCCTGA
- a CDS encoding peptidylprolyl isomerase, giving the protein MRKLALIPALLLATPVLAEGLPGVTDGPGPNMVIEVAGADGTAKGTITLDLLADKAPKHVERLVALANEGKYDGVVFHRVIDGFMAQTGDVQHGKQGGDTKMAGMGGSDLPDLTAEFNDVSFQAGTVGMARSQDPNSANSQFFIDLAPATFLDGQYTVVGQLVDGWDVLNAITKGDGNANGAVATPDYMAKVTIVEGGA; this is encoded by the coding sequence ATGCGTAAGCTGGCCCTGATCCCCGCCCTCTTGCTGGCGACCCCGGTTCTGGCCGAGGGTCTGCCCGGCGTCACCGATGGCCCCGGCCCGAACATGGTGATCGAGGTTGCCGGCGCCGATGGCACCGCCAAGGGCACGATCACGCTGGACCTTCTCGCCGACAAGGCGCCCAAGCATGTCGAGCGCCTGGTGGCGCTGGCCAACGAGGGCAAATATGACGGCGTGGTCTTCCACCGCGTGATCGACGGCTTCATGGCCCAGACCGGCGATGTCCAGCACGGCAAGCAGGGTGGCGACACCAAGATGGCCGGCATGGGCGGCTCGGACCTGCCCGACCTCACGGCCGAGTTCAACGATGTCTCGTTCCAGGCCGGCACCGTCGGCATGGCCCGCAGCCAGGACCCGAACAGCGCCAACAGCCAGTTCTTCATCGACCTGGCCCCCGCAACCTTCCTCGACGGGCAATATACCGTCGTGGGCCAGCTGGTCGACGGTTGGGACGTGCTGAACGCCATCACCAAGGGCGACGGCAATGCCAACGGCGCGGTCGCCACGCCCGATTACATGGCCAAGGTGACCATCGTGGAGGGCGGTGCCTGA
- a CDS encoding peptidylprolyl isomerase: MAEIKDPENTIIITLKDGPVTIELLPDVAPKHAERMKELARAGHYDNVAFHRVIDGFMAQTGDVQHANMEKNYNPGRSGTGGSDLPDLPAEFSKLPHSRGTLGAARSSNPNSANSQFFINFKDNDFLNGQYTVYGRVIDGMEHVDKIARGEPPANPDRMISVKVAADA; the protein is encoded by the coding sequence ATGGCCGAGATCAAGGATCCCGAGAACACCATCATCATCACGCTGAAGGATGGTCCCGTGACCATCGAGCTGCTGCCGGATGTTGCGCCCAAGCACGCCGAGCGGATGAAGGAACTGGCCCGCGCCGGTCACTATGACAACGTGGCCTTCCACCGGGTGATCGACGGCTTCATGGCCCAGACCGGCGACGTGCAGCACGCCAACATGGAAAAGAACTACAATCCGGGCCGTTCGGGCACCGGTGGTTCGGACCTGCCGGATCTGCCCGCCGAGTTCTCCAAGCTGCCCCACTCGCGCGGCACGCTGGGGGCGGCGCGCTCGTCGAACCCGAACAGCGCCAACAGCCAGTTCTTCATCAACTTCAAGGACAATGACTTCCTGAACGGGCAGTACACCGTTTACGGCCGGGTCATCGACGGCATGGAGCATGTCGACAAGATCGCCCGGGGCGAGCCGCCTGCGAACCCCGACCGGATGATCTCGGTCAAGGTTGCCGCCGATGCGTAA
- a CDS encoding class I fructose-bisphosphate aldolase — protein MKTTRTVKQILSKYEGETPGVKAQLNRIMMTGRLAGTGKMIILPVDQGFEHGPARSFAPNPDAYDPHYHYKLAIDAGLNAYAAPLGMIEAGADTFAGQIPTILKVNSANSLMSDTAGKNQAITAGVDDALRLGCSAIGFTIYPGSDMALDMFEEISAMREEAAAKGVATVIWSYPRGEAITKDGETAIDVAAYAAQIAALLGAHIIKIKLSTDHLMLGEAKKVYEKQEIDVSTQAKRVAHCMQAAFGGRRIVVFSGGAAKGADAVYDDARAIRDGGGNGSIIGRNSFQRSREDALDMLGKLVDIYKGA, from the coding sequence ATGAAGACGACGCGTACCGTCAAGCAGATCCTGTCGAAATACGAAGGCGAGACGCCGGGCGTGAAGGCCCAGTTGAACCGGATCATGATGACCGGGCGGCTGGCCGGCACCGGCAAGATGATCATCCTGCCCGTCGACCAGGGGTTCGAGCATGGCCCGGCGCGGTCCTTTGCCCCGAACCCCGACGCCTATGACCCGCATTACCACTACAAGCTGGCCATCGATGCCGGGCTGAACGCCTATGCCGCGCCGCTTGGCATGATCGAGGCCGGCGCCGACACCTTTGCCGGCCAGATCCCGACCATCCTCAAGGTCAACAGCGCCAATTCGCTGATGTCGGATACGGCGGGCAAGAACCAGGCGATCACCGCCGGCGTCGATGACGCGCTGCGGCTCGGCTGCTCGGCCATCGGCTTCACCATTTATCCGGGTTCGGACATGGCGCTGGACATGTTCGAGGAAATCTCGGCCATGCGCGAAGAGGCCGCCGCCAAGGGCGTGGCCACCGTGATCTGGTCCTATCCGCGCGGCGAGGCCATCACCAAGGATGGCGAGACCGCCATCGATGTCGCCGCCTATGCCGCACAGATCGCGGCGCTCTTGGGCGCGCATATCATCAAGATCAAGCTTTCGACCGATCACCTGATGCTGGGCGAGGCCAAGAAGGTCTACGAGAAGCAGGAGATCGACGTTTCGACCCAGGCCAAGCGCGTGGCCCATTGCATGCAGGCGGCCTTTGGCGGTCGTCGCATCGTGGTCTTCTCGGGCGGTGCGGCCAAGGGCGCCGACGCGGTCTATGACGATGCCCGCGCCATCCGTGACGGCGGCGGCAACGGCTCGATCATCGGCCGCAACAGCTTCCAGCGCTCGCGCGAGGACGCGCTCGACATGCTGGGCAAGCTGGTGGACATCTACAAGGGCGCCTGA
- the tdh gene encoding L-threonine 3-dehydrogenase, which translates to MRALVKSRPEPGLWMEEVPVPEPGPNEVLIRVGKSAICGTDVHIWNWDAWAAKTVPVPLVTGHEFSGVIADTGSAVSRFKPGQRVSGEGHITCGACRNCRAGRGHLCRNTLGVGVQRAGSFAEYLCLPESNVVPIPDDVPDEIAAIFDPFGNAVHTALSFDCVGEDVLVTGAGPIGIMGALVAQRAGARKVVITDINPTRLDLARKLGVPYAIDTSSEDLREVMARIGMTEGFDIGLEMSGAAPAFRQMIDLMNNGGKIAILGIAPTGFEIDWNKVIFKMLHLKGIYGREMYETWYKMIAFVQSGLDLTPLITHRLPIDEFEAGFAAMRKGEAGKVVLDWL; encoded by the coding sequence ATGCGCGCGCTGGTCAAGTCGCGCCCCGAGCCCGGCCTGTGGATGGAAGAGGTTCCGGTTCCCGAGCCCGGCCCGAACGAGGTGCTGATCCGCGTCGGCAAAAGCGCGATCTGCGGCACCGACGTGCATATCTGGAACTGGGATGCCTGGGCCGCGAAGACCGTGCCCGTGCCGCTGGTGACCGGTCACGAGTTTTCGGGCGTCATCGCCGATACCGGCAGCGCCGTCTCCCGCTTCAAGCCGGGCCAGCGCGTCTCGGGCGAGGGTCACATCACCTGCGGTGCCTGCCGTAACTGCCGCGCCGGCCGTGGTCACCTGTGCCGCAATACGCTTGGGGTGGGCGTCCAGCGCGCCGGTTCCTTTGCCGAATACCTGTGCTTGCCGGAAAGCAACGTGGTGCCGATCCCCGACGACGTGCCCGACGAGATCGCGGCGATCTTCGACCCGTTCGGCAATGCCGTTCATACCGCGCTGAGCTTTGACTGCGTGGGCGAGGATGTACTGGTGACGGGTGCCGGCCCGATCGGCATCATGGGCGCGCTGGTGGCGCAGCGCGCAGGCGCCCGCAAGGTGGTCATCACCGACATCAACCCGACCCGTCTGGATCTCGCGCGCAAGCTGGGTGTGCCCTATGCCATCGACACCAGCAGCGAGGACCTGCGCGAGGTGATGGCCCGGATCGGCATGACCGAGGGCTTCGATATTGGCCTCGAAATGTCGGGCGCGGCACCCGCCTTCCGGCAGATGATCGACCTGATGAACAATGGCGGCAAGATCGCCATCCTGGGCATTGCGCCCACCGGCTTCGAGATCGACTGGAACAAGGTCATCTTCAAGATGCTGCATCTCAAGGGCATCTATGGCCGCGAGATGTACGAGACCTGGTACAAGATGATCGCCTTCGTCCAATCGGGCCTGGACCTGACGCCGCTGATCACCCACCGCCTGCCGATCGACGAGTTCGAGGCCGGGTTCGCCGCGATGCGCAAGGGCGAGGCCGGCAAGGTGGTGCTGGACTGGCTGTAA
- a CDS encoding cell wall hydrolase codes for MDMPRPKPLLYVDAEPVQVAGGPEQVYKTRATTAFSGRDLDCMAEALYFEARGEGRQGQAAVAEVILNRVASGKFPNSVCGVINQPSQFSYTIGGRKTIRSKAAYLRVRQVAENALAGGTGNLTGGATYFHTPAVRPAWSRRFERTVRIGRHIFYRTGQRIASN; via the coding sequence ATGGATATGCCGCGGCCCAAGCCGCTGCTTTATGTCGATGCCGAGCCGGTGCAGGTCGCCGGCGGGCCGGAGCAGGTCTACAAGACCCGCGCCACCACCGCCTTCTCGGGCCGCGATCTCGATTGCATGGCCGAGGCTCTGTATTTCGAGGCCCGCGGCGAGGGTCGCCAGGGTCAGGCCGCCGTCGCCGAGGTGATCCTGAACCGCGTCGCCAGCGGCAAGTTCCCGAATTCGGTCTGCGGCGTCATCAACCAGCCGAGCCAGTTCAGCTACACGATCGGCGGTCGCAAGACCATCCGCAGCAAGGCCGCCTATCTGCGCGTGCGGCAGGTGGCCGAGAACGCCCTTGCGGGCGGCACCGGCAACCTGACCGGCGGGGCGACCTATTTCCACACCCCTGCCGTGCGCCCGGCCTGGTCGCGCCGCTTCGAGCGCACCGTTCGCATCGGCCGCCACATTTTCTATCGCACCGGCCAGCGCATCGCCTCGAACTGA
- a CDS encoding ASKHA domain-containing protein gives MADDPLVIFTPSGKRGRVPAGTPVLEAARKLGVDLDSVCGGRGICSKCQVAPGKGAFPKHGVTVAEDALTGINAVEERYDRIRGLKPGRRLGCQARIQSDVVIDVPPESQLHRQVIRKSASERVMVMDPAVRPFYVEVVEPDLDDPTGDFQRLSMALEEQWQIKGLRADLEVLARIQKVLRKGEWKVTAVVWDDGRQPPQLIDLIPGLLDGPLYGLAIDLGSTTIAGHLVALDDGRVLASSGLMNPQIRFGEDLMSRVSYAMMNPGGAEEMTAAVRDGLGHLATALAEEAGVEPARITEAVVVCNPVMHHLMLGIDPVELGQAPFAPATSDALVLKARELGLKIAPPARAYVLPIIAGHVGADAAAVVLSEQPQKSETPVLIVDVGTNAEIVLGDRTRVLACSSPTGPAFEGAQISSGQRAAPGAIERVRIDPLTKEPRFRIIGVEAWSDEPGFNEAAKATGITGICGSGIIEAVAEMRMAGLVDPSGLIGSAEQVGTARSVPQGRTHSYVLHDGTAEGGPLITVTQGDIRAIQLAKSALYAGARLLMDEFGIETLDRVVLAGAFGAHISPLHALVLGMIPDCAPERVTSAGNAAGTGARIALCSRAARVEIEDEVRRVTRIETAIAPRFQEHFVAANAIPHATDAYPGLVGQVSLPEVSYNTAGDDRPRRRRR, from the coding sequence ATGGCCGACGATCCCCTTGTCATCTTCACCCCATCGGGCAAGCGCGGGCGGGTGCCGGCCGGCACGCCGGTCCTCGAGGCCGCGCGGAAGCTGGGAGTCGACCTGGATTCGGTCTGTGGCGGGCGGGGCATCTGCTCCAAGTGCCAGGTCGCGCCGGGAAAGGGGGCGTTTCCGAAGCATGGCGTGACCGTGGCCGAGGATGCACTGACCGGGATCAACGCCGTCGAGGAACGCTATGACCGCATTCGCGGGCTGAAGCCGGGGCGGCGGCTTGGCTGTCAGGCGCGCATCCAGTCGGATGTGGTGATCGACGTGCCGCCGGAAAGCCAGTTGCACCGGCAGGTGATCCGCAAATCGGCGAGCGAGCGGGTCATGGTCATGGATCCGGCGGTGCGGCCCTTCTATGTCGAGGTGGTCGAGCCCGATCTGGATGACCCGACGGGCGATTTCCAGCGTCTCTCGATGGCGCTGGAAGAACAGTGGCAGATCAAGGGTCTGCGCGCCGACCTTGAGGTCCTTGCGCGGATCCAGAAAGTCCTGCGCAAGGGCGAGTGGAAGGTGACGGCGGTGGTCTGGGACGATGGCCGCCAGCCACCGCAACTGATCGACCTGATCCCCGGACTACTGGACGGGCCGCTCTATGGGCTGGCGATCGACCTCGGCTCGACCACCATCGCCGGGCACCTGGTGGCGCTGGATGACGGGCGGGTGCTGGCCTCCTCGGGGCTGATGAACCCGCAGATCCGCTTTGGCGAGGACCTGATGAGCCGGGTCAGCTATGCGATGATGAACCCCGGCGGGGCGGAGGAGATGACCGCCGCCGTGCGCGACGGGCTGGGCCATCTGGCCACGGCGCTGGCCGAGGAGGCGGGGGTCGAGCCGGCCCGGATTACCGAGGCCGTGGTGGTCTGCAACCCGGTCATGCATCACCTGATGCTGGGCATCGATCCGGTCGAGCTGGGGCAGGCGCCCTTTGCGCCTGCGACCTCGGATGCACTGGTGCTGAAAGCGCGGGAACTCGGGCTGAAGATCGCGCCCCCGGCCCGGGCCTATGTGCTGCCGATCATCGCCGGCCATGTGGGGGCGGATGCCGCCGCCGTGGTCCTGTCCGAACAGCCGCAGAAATCCGAGACCCCGGTGCTGATCGTCGATGTCGGCACCAATGCCGAGATCGTTCTGGGCGACAGGACGCGGGTGCTGGCCTGTTCCTCGCCGACCGGCCCGGCCTTCGAAGGGGCGCAGATCAGTTCCGGCCAGCGCGCCGCGCCGGGCGCGATCGAGCGGGTGCGGATCGATCCGCTGACCAAGGAACCGCGCTTCCGCATCATCGGGGTCGAGGCATGGTCGGACGAGCCGGGCTTTAATGAGGCCGCGAAGGCCACCGGCATCACCGGCATCTGCGGTTCGGGCATCATCGAGGCGGTGGCCGAGATGCGCATGGCCGGCCTGGTTGATCCCTCGGGCCTGATCGGTTCGGCCGAGCAGGTAGGCACCGCGCGCTCGGTGCCGCAGGGGCGGACCCATAGCTATGTGCTCCATGACGGCACCGCCGAGGGAGGGCCGCTGATCACCGTGACGCAGGGCGATATCCGGGCGATCCAGCTGGCGAAATCGGCGCTTTATGCCGGGGCGCGGCTCTTGATGGACGAGTTCGGTATCGAGACGCTGGACCGGGTGGTGCTGGCCGGCGCCTTCGGCGCGCATATCTCGCCGCTGCACGCGCTGGTTCTGGGCATGATCCCGGATTGCGCGCCCGAGCGGGTGACCAGCGCCGGCAATGCGGCGGGGACGGGCGCACGGATCGCGCTCTGTTCCCGCGCCGCACGAGTCGAGATCGAGGATGAGGTGCGGCGGGTCACGCGGATCGAGACCGCGATCGCCCCGCGCTTCCAGGAACATTTCGTCGCCGCCAACGCGATCCCGCACGCGACGGATGCCTATCCGGGGCTGGTGGGGCAGGTGAGCCTGCCTGAGGTCAGCTATAATACCGCGGGCGATGACCGTCCGCGGCGCAGGCGGCGGTAG